In one window of Macrotis lagotis isolate mMagLag1 chromosome 5, bilby.v1.9.chrom.fasta, whole genome shotgun sequence DNA:
- the OR12D2 gene encoding LOW QUALITY PROTEIN: olfactory receptor 12D2 (The sequence of the model RefSeq protein was modified relative to this genomic sequence to represent the inferred CDS: inserted 5 bases in 3 codons; substituted 3 bases at 3 genomic stop codons), which produces MNPALMRFTDSYRYYLEVNVMENKNHFTISTFCSTSVNEFLFLGITDIQELEPFLFLVFLIIYILILTGNGAILVTVISEPQCHSPMYFFLGNFSXLDICYSIVTLPKVLEDFLSNRKIIPFVGXITXLKFFHFFSSTVAILLGVFYYFMAICNPLHYMLLMNHQVFLCLASVTWIIGFFHALLHSIMSSSLTFCGSNYFYYFFCDIKPLLKLACGSTELNQXMLEIVFFILLSYFYIMXFLLFNSWSCTMLQKVLPTCASHLMVVILFYVLVAFTYIHYTSDSPMDQDXIVAIMYSVVTPVLNPLIYTFRNNDVKGALNKSIRNKLWSEYLLEGIFSEKV; this is translated from the exons ATGAACCCTGCTCTTATGAGGTTTACGGACTCTTACCGATACTATTTAGAGGTCAATGTCATGGAGAACAAGAATCACTTTACCATAT CAACCTTTTGCAGTACCTCTGTGAATGAGTTCCTTTTCCTGGGAATAACAGACATTCAGGAACTGGAACCTTTCCTCTTTCTAGTTTTCCTCATCATCTACATCCTCATCCTCACTGGAAATGGTGCCATCCTAGTGACTGTCATCTCTGAGCCTCAATGCCATTCTCCCATGTATTTCTTCTTGGGTAACTTCTC TCTGGATATCTGCTATTCTATAGTAACATTACCCAAAGTGCTTGAAGACTTCCTTTCCAACCGTAAAATCATCCCCTTTGTGGGCTGAATTACTTAGCTTaagttcttccatttctttagTAGCACAGTGGCCATCCTTCTGGGTGTTTTTTATTACTTCATGGCCATCTGTAATCCCCTTCACTACATGCTTCTTATGAACCACCAAGTGTTCCTCTGCTTGGCTAGTGTAACCTGGATCATTGGTTTCTTCCATGCTTTGCTCCATTCCATTATGTCTTCCAGTTTGACATTCTGTGGATCCAATTATTTCTACTACTTCTTCTGTGACATTAAGCCTCTACTGAAACTGGCTTGTGGGAGCACTGAACTCAATC TAATGCTTGAAATAGTCTTCTTTATACTCCTCTCCTACTTCTATATTAT TTTCCTCCTTTTCAACAGTTGGTCATGTACAATGCTTCAGAAAGTACTGCCAACCTGCGCTTCCCACTTAATGGTGGTCATTTTGTTCTATGTGCTTGTTGCTTTCACCTACATTCATTACACCTCAGACAGTCCCATGGATCAGGACTGAATAGTGGCCATCATGTACAGTGTTGTCACTCCAGTTCTGAATCCATTGATCTATACCTTTAGGAACAATGATGTGAAAGGCGCATTAAACAAATCCATTAGAAATAAACTGTGGTCTGAATATCTTTTAGAAGGAATATTTTCTGAGAAAGTATAA